A genome region from Candidatus Abyssobacteria bacterium SURF_5 includes the following:
- a CDS encoding 3-isopropylmalate dehydratase — protein MERLKIRGKTWTFGDNVDTDQITPSQYMDLPVEEMSRHVLEPVDPDFAKKFQPGEIIVGGSNFGCGSSRETAPEALKYIGVAAVVAENFGRIFFRNSIAIGLPVLVCPHVSREITQGDEIEIDLDAAQVTILKNKKTLPGLPLNAMMLTSLKKGGIMKLLVEI, from the coding sequence TGGACCTTCGGGGACAACGTGGACACAGATCAAATCACTCCCAGCCAGTACATGGACCTTCCGGTCGAAGAGATGAGCCGGCATGTGCTCGAGCCGGTCGATCCCGATTTTGCCAAGAAGTTTCAGCCGGGCGAAATCATTGTCGGCGGTTCCAACTTCGGCTGTGGATCCAGCAGGGAGACGGCTCCCGAGGCATTGAAGTACATTGGAGTTGCAGCGGTAGTCGCGGAGAATTTCGGCCGCATCTTCTTCAGAAACTCGATAGCCATCGGGCTGCCGGTGCTTGTTTGTCCACATGTTTCCCGTGAAATCACGCAGGGAGACGAGATCGAAATCGATCTCGATGCGGCGCAGGTGACTATTCTCAAGAACAAGAAGACGCTGCCCGGGCTCCCCCTCAATGCCATGATGCTGACCTCGCTCAAAAAAGGCGGCATTATGAAATTGTTAGTGGAAATATGA
- a CDS encoding carboxyvinyl-carboxyphosphonate phosphorylmutase, whose protein sequence is MSQGKKLKELLACKKIIVAPGAYDALTAKMIEGAGFEAVYMTGFGTAASMLGLPDIGLLTMSEMLQNVRAIAGAVDIPLIADADTGYGNPVNVIRTVREYEKAGAAALHIEDQIWPKRCGHMTGKQLIPKEEMTSKLRAAVDARSTDDFLIIVRTDALAVEGWDATVERANAYVETGVDVLFVEAPETEEQMELIPKLFPVPCLINMAPRTPALPVERLEEMGFAVAIFPAVCLAATIQANIDALKQLKEIGRPAAFGDILAAFMQFNQFIGVPRYSELEEKYKADI, encoded by the coding sequence ATGAGCCAAGGGAAAAAACTGAAAGAACTGCTCGCTTGCAAAAAGATCATTGTTGCGCCGGGCGCCTATGATGCGCTGACTGCAAAGATGATCGAGGGCGCCGGATTTGAAGCCGTCTATATGACAGGTTTTGGAACGGCGGCTTCGATGCTGGGTCTGCCCGACATCGGCCTGCTTACCATGAGCGAGATGCTGCAAAACGTCCGCGCTATAGCCGGCGCGGTCGATATCCCGCTTATCGCCGACGCCGACACCGGCTACGGAAATCCGGTGAACGTCATTCGGACCGTCCGGGAATACGAGAAGGCCGGGGCCGCCGCCCTTCATATCGAGGACCAGATCTGGCCGAAACGCTGCGGTCATATGACCGGGAAACAGCTGATTCCCAAAGAAGAGATGACGTCCAAACTGCGGGCCGCAGTTGATGCGAGGAGCACGGACGATTTCCTGATTATTGTGCGTACCGATGCGCTTGCAGTCGAGGGATGGGACGCAACGGTCGAGCGGGCGAATGCATATGTGGAGACGGGCGTGGATGTGCTTTTCGTGGAAGCGCCCGAGACCGAAGAGCAAATGGAGCTCATCCCGAAGTTGTTTCCCGTGCCCTGCTTGATCAATATGGCGCCTCGAACGCCCGCGCTGCCGGTGGAACGCCTCGAGGAAATGGGGTTTGCCGTCGCTATCTTTCCCGCCGTCTGTCTTGCGGCAACGATTCAGGCGAATATCGACGCGCTGAAGCAATTGAAAGAGATCGGCCGACCCGCTGCCTTTGGCGACATCCTGGCGGCCTTCATGCAGTTTAATCAGTTCATCGGCGTGCCCCGCTACAGCGAACTGGAAGAGAAGTATAAAGCGGACATTTGA